A region of the Candidatus Bathyarchaeota archaeon genome:
TTGACGTGATGGAGAAAAACCCCCAAGTCGGCATAACAGCGGGTATGTTCAAAACCATCCCCGGCAACTTGCTGCTTAACCTCGAAGTTGCCCCATTCATCGTAAATCAGAAAAACTTTGGCAAACCCACTTTTCTGCTGAAAAACGACAAGATGGTGGGCACAGGCGGCACCACCTTCCGAACAGTGGCGGTGCGGCAGGTCAACGGCTTTAACGAGGGCATCCAGGGCGCGGGGGAGGACCTTGATTTGGTTGCGCGCATCAAGCAGGCCGGTTGGCTTGTTGAGGCTAACTCAGCTGAGTTCTATGAACTCCACGGTGGCTTATCCAGACCCAAAGATCTTTGGAAGAAATATTATTGGTATGGGATTGGCTGCCAGAGGAGCTTTAATCAGATGCGGGGCGCTTTTTTCTTGCCTCTTATGACGCCGGTAATTGGTTCAGCCATCGGCTTGGTTTATTCGCATGCTGCATACCGTTTTCTGCATAAGAAAGAAATGTTTCTGCTACCGCTTCATTACGGCTTTAAGCATACCGCTTGGATGCTGGGGTTCATGAAGGCTCAGCTTAAAAAACAGAATAGTTAAAACAAAAAGGGAAGGAAGTTGGTTTGGTTTACCAGTGGTATGCAAACCACAGGTTATAGCGTGGCCAGTAGAAGACTATCCACTGTTTATAGTAGTTCCCGTGAACTAGACCTTGACCACAATGCTGGATCGGCCGATTAAGCGTAGGTTTCAGAGTCGTTGTTGATTTTGTCGGCTCCTCTGTTGGAGCTGGCGTGCCTGTTGCTGGTTTGTCGGTGGGTTGAGGTGTCTTTTCGGTTGTCGTTGAAGTAGGCTCTGGTGTTGGAGTTGTGGTTGCCTGTGGCTCCTGTGTTGGAGTTGGCGTTGCTTGAGGCTGCTGTGTCGGTGTAGCTGTTGCAGTGGCGGTTGGAGTTGGAGGAGGTGCAGTTATGGCTCCGTTGTATGCACTGATGAAGGCTTGTCCCATGTTGTTTGGTGAGTAGCCGCTTGAAAGCATGGTTTCGCCGGAGTAGATTCCGCCGAGGCCAGAGTCGCTAAGCCAGTAGTATGCACATGCGCCTATGCCCATGTCTTGCTGGACCTTGAGCACGTTTGTCCACCATGTAAGGTCTCTTTGGTGGTTTGGTGAACTGTTGAGGCATGAGCCTTCCTCGTTGACGACCAATGGTGCGGTGACGCCCATGGTGTTTATGCCTGTCTGTACCTGTGATTTAAGCGTGGTATAATCGGTTGCCCAGTAGTTGCTTAGGTCAGTTGGCGCGTAATAGTAGTAGTGTGTTGTGTAGACCAAGTTGGTTGCGCCTGGAATTGCGTTGCTGATCTGTTTACACCATGACAAGTCGTTGCCGTAGCCGTTTGGTTGCCAGCCCATGTGCCATTGCATCATGATTAGGTTGGTTGCGCCGGTGCTGCGGATTGCACTGTACATCGTCTGCAGATAAGTCATGTAGCCTGCGGGTATTGCGTCGACGTCGCTGCCGACGTTAGGTTCGTTCCATCCTTCAAAGATTGCGTTAGGGTAGTCTTTTAGGTTATTTGCCATGTCTGTCCAGAACCATTTCCAGAAGGCCTGCTCGTTGTTACCGTAGCCTGCATCGGATAGGAATCTGGTGGCTGCGTCGTCCCAGCCCATAAGTGGCATACCCTGCCAGCCGTATCCTGAACTGGCATATTTGTCTAAGCCAAAGGAGCTGGATGAGGGCGTCATCATGTATGGTACGACATCGACGTAGATGCCGTATTTGTCGGCTTCTTGGCAGAGTGTTCGTAGGTAAGCTTTGGTGCTTATCGGGGTTGTTTGTCCTGCATAGTTAGGGTCTTCCTGTGCTGGAACGATGTTGTCACGGTAGTACCAGCTTGGGTAAACAAAGACACGTATCATGTTAACATGCCACTGTGACTGCAACGTCGCGAAGGTTTGATCCATCACGGCGGTGGGATTATAGTTCCATTGAGTACCCCAGTTGTCGCTGCCGCCATTACCCCAGAGGATAAGGTTCGGCACCATACCTGCAACACCTACACCTCGTAGATACACCACGTTGCCGCTCTCATCTAAAATGTAAGAGCCGGACGTGTGAAGAGGCGAGGTGGATGGCGTTGCTGCTTGCGCTGGCATCGTTGACAGTGATGCCATCATGCTGACAGCAAAGACTGCTATGAGGCAGAATGCGGTTGGCTTTGCGAGACGTTTGAGGCTTATGGAATGCACTGTGTGTGCTATTGCTTGTGTATTCATGTTTTCTCTCTCTTCCTGAATGTGAACCCTATTGGGCATAGATCATTTTTATAGGCTTTTGAAAAACAGGTTTCACTTAATTGCGAAGTTTAGTTTGCACTGCGATTGCTCCCAAACCGAGCGAAAAGTAAATCCACAGTGTTTATTGATAAATCATCTGACATAAATACGCTAAATTACTTACTCTACCTGTGAATAAACGATGACTAAGCGAATCGGGGTGTTCTGTCCCACCCTAAACGTCTACGGCGGCGGCGAATACGTAGCCATATCTCTAGCTAACACGTTGGCACAGAACAACTTCGAGGTGGTGCTCTTCTCAAGCGGCAAAGTTAACCCCCAAGCTATCCAGAATTACTTCGGAGAAACCCTGCACCCCCGCATCCAAACCCTTCAGCAGCCAACCAACTTCGCCCCCCATGGACTAGGCGACTTCTATCAAACCATCGTTCACTCATACATCGCCAAGAAAAAATGTAGCCTCTTCATCGACGCCTTCTCAAATTGCGTCTACCCATGGACCGAAGTCAGCTACATCCATTTTCCCTTTCTTAACCACTTCGCCTTCAGCAAAACATTTCCTTACCTCACCCGACCCCGTATTACCCATGCGGGGACAGTGCCGCATGTGCTGCTAGAGAAGAAACTTATCGATTACCGCAAGCGGCTGGTGCTGGCAAACAGCATCTACACTGCCGACGAAATCAAATCCTATTCCGGCAAATCCGTCGACGTGCTCTATCCCCCCTTCTCCTCTATCATATCCAGAATCGGCAAGGCATCAGCCAAAACAGCCCGAGAAAACCTCGTGGTAACAGTTTCCCGCATCGACTCCAACAAGCTGCTCGAACGCATCCCCCACATCGCTGCCCAAACCAACCCCAACATAAAATTCGTCGTTATAGGCCGCCTCTGCAGCCCCCATGTGCTTAGCCACCTTGAAGGCATAGTTAAACGGATGGGGCTCTCGGAGCGCGTTAAATTCTTCCCTAACGCCCCCGCTGACCAGAAGATTGCATTGCTTAAAAGCGCTAAACTCTACCTCCACACTATGATTGGCGAGCACTTCGGCATATCCATCGTTGAGGCTATGGCGCTTGGATGCGTACCCATCGTTCATGACAGCGGCGGCATGAGAGAATTTGTGCCAGCGCATCTGCGTTACCTAACCATCGAGCAAGCTGCAGCAAAGATCAATGAGCAAGTCGCTGGCTGGTCTATGGCTGAGGCTGAGGAAATGAAAGAGATCGCTGACCGATTCTCGATTGCCCACTTCTCTGAGCGATTCATGGAGTTATTCAATAAACATTACACTTAATGGAGTTGTTTCTGTTTGCATGTCTGTCACGTCTGGGAAAGGTTCTGGCCGATAGAAATCGGCGGTTTAGAACGCTACATACTGTGGCTGTCAAGTTACCTGGCCAAGAAAGAAAAAATTGAATTTTCACTGGTAACTGGACGAACTAAACTGCTGCTTTTAACTAAAAACATCAAGAAATATGAGGACGCAGGTTTCCTCAAAGTCTGTCGCCTAGGCCCTGGTCCAGTGGATTTAATCAACGGCGCCTTCATTTACGGCTTAGGCTACACGCCGCGGCTGGTGGAGAAGATGAAGTTCGCCGGCCTCTACCATGAAGCCACCCGATGGAAAACCGCTCAGTCAGCGGACCTCTTCCACATACATGGCATCTGGCGCGACCTCGAATACATAGACCTCGGTATCTCCCTTAGCAGGCACTACAAAAAACCTCTCGTGCTTACCCTCCACGGTGGCTTCGTCGGTGACCCCCTCCACGGAGGCATGCCCCTTGAATCAGCTGAGGTGCGCTCGATTCTAGAGAATGACGTTGCGGCAATCACTACCTACTCTAAAGAAATCCTCGGTACCCTACAGAATCTGGGTTTAGGCGGCAAAAGCCACCTTATCACCAACTTCCTGGATTCACCCCACTTCAAAAACCCTAACCCGCCCGAGCCGCACCCAACCACCATCACCTACGTAGGCAGACTTGAGCCCGTGCAGACGCCCGACCTTGTCATTAAAGCCTTCAAGCAGGTGCACATGAAGCAACCCACCGCCAAGCTTTTCATCGTGGGCTACGGCAGAATGTTTGAAACCCTCAAGCTTATGGTTAAAGAGCTGGACCTTGAAGGCGCCGTTACGTTAACTGGCAAGCAAACCGACGTGCGCAAGTTCCTGTGGAACAGCGATGTTTTTGTTGCCACCAACTTCGGCTACATTGCCACGTTGGAAGCTTGGTCCGCTGGGCTGGCGGTGGCTGCCCCCCGTTTTGGAATACTCAAGGAAACCATCAGTCACGAATACAATGGATTGCTCTTTGAACCTAACAATCCTGACGATTTAGCCGCTGCCCTAATAAGAATGATTGAGGATAAAGCTTTACGGGAAAATCTTGCCTTCAACGGTGAACAAACAGTGAAGAACTATGACATACGCGCCGTAGCGCCCAAGATGGCCCAAATATACCGGTCCGTGGTTAAAGATTGATTTTCAGCAAAGGAATCGTGAGTTTCAACCAACGCTACATCTCCCAGCATTTCCTAGTTGTAGTAGTCGCCCTGCAGGTGCTAATGTACCTCTCGCTTTTCCTAGGCTTTGACCTTGCCCGCGTAGTTATCGGCATAGCCTACCTTACCTTCATCCCTGGCTTTCTACTTATCAAAATCCTTAAACTCGACAATCTAGGCATGCTTGAATCCCTCCTCTTCTCAGTGGGTTTCAGCGTTGCTTTCCTGATGCTTTCCGGGCTCGTCATTAACGAATTCGGATCGCTTTTCGGCTTGTCATTTCCACTTGCAACATTACCGCTTTCACTCTTCATAAACACCGTAATCATCATCTGCGCCGTCGTAGCGCATCTGCGCCAAAGCCGCGCAAAACCGCCTGCCCTTCCACCCATCAACTTCACCGCGCCCATGTTGCTGCTGCTTCTAATTCCCCTCTTGGCAATAGTAGGCGCTTACTTTGTTAACGTCACCGGAAACAACTTAATTTTGCTGTTGACGGTTGTGGGTATCGCAGCGCTGTTTTCTGTTGGCGTCTTCACTGAGCGAACCAGCAAATCCTACGCTTTTGCTGTTCTCATGATTGCCCTTGCTTTGCTTTTGATGGTTACGGTTTCTACCACCTTCATTTTGCCTTACGGAGGCGACTCCCCCGTTGAAATGTATGTTTTCCGGACTACACAGCTCAATCAGCATTGGAACCCAATTTTTACGCCCGCCGACGAGGCCTACGGCAGATACAATGCGATGCTTAGCATAACTATGCTGCCCACGGTCTACTCGAACATGCTTGGGTTAGATCCAACGTGGGTTTACAAGATAATCTATCCCCTGCTCTTTGCATTGGTTCCTGTGGGGCTCTATGTGCTCTGGCAGCCCTACATCGGGAAAAAATTCGCTTTCGCCGCCGCCTTCCTGTTCATGGCGCAATCCACCTTCTACACCGAGATGATTGCGCTTAACCGCCAGATGATAGGTGAACTGTTCTTTGTTCTTCTGCTTCTAGTCATACTAAACAAGAATGTGGGGCGGCAGGGCAAATTTGTTGCTTTCGCGGTCTTTGGCTTTGGGTTGATCTTCTCTCATTATGCCCTAGCGGAAATCTTCCTTTTCCTCATCGTCGCCGCCTGGGCAGCCTCCGTGTTATATCTTAAAAAACCCAGCTTTAACCTGCAGCTAAGCATGATAGTGTTCTTCTTTGTCGCTATGTTCCTCTGGTACATCTACACATCGGGGTCAGTGGTTTTCGATAGCTTCATGTCCTTCACGGGATACATAAGCGCTCAACTCGGCGACTTTTTCAACCCTGCCTCCAGAGGCCAAGCAGTCCTCACTGGGCTGGGCTTGACGCAGGCGCCTTCCTTCTTAAACACCATAAGCCGAGGTTTTGCTTACCTAACCGAGATATTCATTGTTCTGGGTGTGGTGGCGCTTCTGCGCAAGAAGATGCCCTTCAAATTCGAACGAGACTTCACGGTTTTTAGCATTCTCGCCGTGATTCTTCTTGTGATGTTAACTCTTGTCCCCGGATTGGCAAATGCGCTGTCGATGCAGCGGTTCTACCATATACTGCTGATGGTTCTGGCGCCCTTCTGCATTGTCGGCATGTGGTTGACTGCGCAGCTTCTCTTTAAGCGAAGAAAAGAACTGATGGTTTCCGTGATTATTGTTGCCGTTTTGGTTCCGTATTTCCTGTTTCAAACAAACTTCGTCTACGAAGTCGCAGGAACCGAAAGCTGGTCAGTGCCACTTAGCGGCTACCGCATGAATCCAGTTCAGCTCTATGGAACCGACGGCTACATAGACGGCTACAGTGTCTACGGCGCCGAATGGGTATCCAATAACACGCGTTACGAATACAATATAGTGGGTGATAACGCTCTCTACACGGCTTTACCTGCATACGGCCTAATTTATCGAGGCTACATCATGGAGCTCACAAACGCCACGGTTTTCCATTCGGGACAATACGTGTACCTTAGCTACATCAGCATCCACTATGAACCCGAAACATCTAACGGTACCCTGCCCCGACTGCTTAACCAAACCAGCGTAATCTACTCCAACGGTGGCAGCGAAATATATTATATACCCTAAGAGCCCCCTGAGGCATAAGATAATGAGCAAACAAGACAGCGCCCCAACAGTAACCATCGTAATACCCACCTACAAACGCGCCGATATCCTGCCGCATCTATTAGCTGCCCTAAAACGGCAAACGTACCGAAACTTCGACATCGTGGCTGTGGTTAAGCCCTCCGGCGATGGAACCGAGCAGTTGCTCGATGCCGCCCAAACCGACATGAAAGTTAAGACGGTTCTGCAGACTCAGGGTCACATCGTTGACGCCTACTTCTTGGGAGTTAAACATTCAAGCGGAGACATCGTGGCGATGCTCGACGACGACGCCATCCCCGCCGACGACTGGCTAGCAGAAACCGTCCGCATCTTCCAGAATGGCGCTGTAGCTGGGGTTACAGGCGACTCTTACCCCGTTCTGCTGAAAGAAGGCGGAATGCAGATTATACCCGAAGATGAGGTTCCAAGTGTCCTCTCACATTACGAATACGCTCTATTCGGTCGGCCGCTGCGGGGCTTAGAGAACTACAAGAACTCAATCTCAACTTCAGGCACCGTCTACGAGCGAGGCAACAACGCGTTTTGGCGAAGCCGCGGTGAACCCAAGGCTCTGCTGCGTGGGCCCTCCATGGCGGTGAAGGGGGACTTGCTTAGGAGCATCGACTTGGGTAGCGGCTGGATTCTGGGCTGCGCTTGGGAGATGGTTTTGGGCTGGAACATCTGGAAACGCGGCTACAGCATGGTTTACTGCCCAAACGTGAAGGTTTACCATATCGTTCATGGAAGAACCAGCAGCCGCGACTACCTTAACCCCCGCACGGATATGCTCTGGGCGGTTGAGGCTGAGCTTCTTTTTTATCGTTTACATGCTGTTGAACCAGATTTTTCACTCGTAAGCAAAGCTACCGCGGATTTGATGCAGACAATCCACACCCTAAAATACCTTAAAACAAACCCCAAGTACCGTCTTTCAAAGCTTACCGGTATGCTTCTAGCCAACGTCATCGGGGCTAAGTGGCTTATCTATGATGCAATTAAAACATCCTATTCACCGATGGCTGAGCTAAAAAAAATAAAAGCTTTATTTCCTCGGTAAACAATAAAAAATGAGGCATACCATGAATATTGTTGTTTTTTCGTCTGTCTCGTGGAGTTTTCTCTGGCAAAGACCCCAGCATATAGCCTCCTTGTTAGCTAAAAGAGGCCATAAAGTAGTCTACTTTAACGAACCACATTATATTGACAGCGCAGAGAAACTGAAGAATTTTCTTAAGCACAACAAGCTGGTTAGCGTCAGCGAGGTAGCGCCGAACGTTTGGGAGGTCACGTTGTATCTGCCCCCCTTCCGTGGCAAACTCTCTTCTATTGCAGACCGAATGTTACGAAGCAACTTCAACCATGTTTTTGATAAACTGAAATTCCGGCCCGACGCTGCCCTTGTTTACTGCCTCCGATTCTCCCCGTTGCTAAAGACTCTTCAAGCCCAAAACATCAAAATTGTCTTTGACTACGTCGACGACCTAACTGCCTTCCCAGAGTTCGCCATAGAACAATTCGAGCAGATACAGGATAACTTCATCGGCTCCTCCAACGTGGTGTTTGCCACTTCAAAGTCCCTCTGCGACCGCATCAAACCCGTTAACCCCCGATGCGTCTATCTGCCAAACGCAATGGATTTTGAGCATTTCAACCATGCAGCAACAGAAAAGATTCCTCTCACAGAGCTTGCATCACTAAAACCCCCCATCATAGGATACATAGGGGCTTTCAATGACTGGGTTGATGCTGATTTGGTATGTAAACTTGCTCAAATCCATCCGGAGTACTCGCTTCTCATTGTTGGACCCATAAACTTCGGAGGCGAGGAAATGAGCAAGCACCAAAATATCCTGATGGTAGGCACCAAACCCTATCAGGAGTTGCCTGCTTACCTCTCAAACATCGATGTTTGCATTATACCCTTCAAACTCAACAGAATCACTTTGGCGTCTAACCCCATAAAGATGTATGAGTATCTTGCCTCGGGGAAACCTGTAGTTTCAACTGCGTTGCCTGAAGTTACCCAAAACGCTTCTGAGGTGGTGTACATAGGAATGGACGAAGCCGATTTTATCGCTAAGGTGGAGGCGGCAGTTAATGAACGCAGCAACCGCGATTTTGATGTCGCTGTGCAGAAGCGCATGAGTTTTGCCAAGGCTAACTCTTGGGAAAGCAGAGTGGACGTTATAGAAGCTGAACTGATGCGGCTTCTGAAAGACACTCCTTAAAGGTAGGCTTTGTTTTTAGTCAATAACTGAGTGTATCGCCAAGTAGAATAAAATATTTATTTGTCTATATCGAAAATCCTTATAGGGTTAATAAGTGCTAACCCGTACTCATCAAACGTTTAGTAATCTGTCTATTTAAGGGGTTCTTTTATGCTAAAAAAACAGAAAATCGCAAGATTTACCGCAACCGGTATTCTTATAATTCTCACTCTAAATATCCTCAGTCTCTGCCCTGGCAGCCCACTCATTGTGGACTCCGCAGCCGCAGCTACACCCAGCAGCGACTGGTACTACAGCGACTGGCAATACCGGAAACCACATGATATATCCACAGGACAAACCCACATAACTAACTTCTACAGTCTCTCTTCGGCTTGGACGGTTATCTCAGGCAACCCGAGTCAACGTCACACCTTCCAACCCGTCCACGACAGTGCCTTGATTGAAGTCAACAAACCCGTTGACGGCAACACCTGGAAATACCTTGCCTACGACAGCGATCCTGAAGGTTCCCAGATCCGCCTTTACTATACCAACGACACTGCAGGCACATGGACATCCTATAGCCAAAACCCCATTTTGGGTCCACGCGCCTACTACTACCGTTGGCCAAGCACCACCTACGTCAACGGCGTCTTCAACATGTTTGTTGAAGACCGAAGCGGAGGCGCCTTGGAGCGCTGGAGCAGCACAGACGGCATTCACTACACATTTATGGAAAATGTCAGAACAGGCGGCAACGAATATCAGAACCCATTTATTTTCTACAGCACAAACGACAATCGATGGTATCTCTACTCTCATGATGCCTCAGGAACCCTCGAGAGTCTGAAGGTTAGAAGTGCCTCATCGCTTGATGGGCTACGCACCGCAAGTGACAGCATCGTACTGAGCAGAAACTTGCCCTTCGGAGCAGCTACAGTCATGTA
Encoded here:
- a CDS encoding glycosyltransferase; translated protein: MTSLVTVGICVRNGELMLPGAVQSILAQTYPQEKIQIVFVDDGSQDHTPQLIQEYVSALGSRVKAYKSPWLGLGRARNKIVKEADGDFILFVDADEILTPSYLQAQVDVMEKNPQVGITAGMFKTIPGNLLLNLEVAPFIVNQKNFGKPTFLLKNDKMVGTGGTTFRTVAVRQVNGFNEGIQGAGEDLDLVARIKQAGWLVEANSAEFYELHGGLSRPKDLWKKYYWYGIGCQRSFNQMRGAFFLPLMTPVIGSAIGLVYSHAAYRFLHKKEMFLLPLHYGFKHTAWMLGFMKAQLKKQNS
- a CDS encoding glycosyltransferase — protein: MNIVVFSSVSWSFLWQRPQHIASLLAKRGHKVVYFNEPHYIDSAEKLKNFLKHNKLVSVSEVAPNVWEVTLYLPPFRGKLSSIADRMLRSNFNHVFDKLKFRPDAALVYCLRFSPLLKTLQAQNIKIVFDYVDDLTAFPEFAIEQFEQIQDNFIGSSNVVFATSKSLCDRIKPVNPRCVYLPNAMDFEHFNHAATEKIPLTELASLKPPIIGYIGAFNDWVDADLVCKLAQIHPEYSLLIVGPINFGGEEMSKHQNILMVGTKPYQELPAYLSNIDVCIIPFKLNRITLASNPIKMYEYLASGKPVVSTALPEVTQNASEVVYIGMDEADFIAKVEAAVNERSNRDFDVAVQKRMSFAKANSWESRVDVIEAELMRLLKDTP
- a CDS encoding glycoside hydrolase family 5 protein; the protein is MNTQAIAHTVHSISLKRLAKPTAFCLIAVFAVSMMASLSTMPAQAATPSTSPLHTSGSYILDESGNVVYLRGVGVAGMVPNLILWGNGGSDNWGTQWNYNPTAVMDQTFATLQSQWHVNMIRVFVYPSWYYRDNIVPAQEDPNYAGQTTPISTKAYLRTLCQEADKYGIYVDVVPYMMTPSSSSFGLDKYASSGYGWQGMPLMGWDDAATRFLSDAGYGNNEQAFWKWFWTDMANNLKDYPNAIFEGWNEPNVGSDVDAIPAGYMTYLQTMYSAIRSTGATNLIMMQWHMGWQPNGYGNDLSWCKQISNAIPGATNLVYTTHYYYYAPTDLSNYWATDYTTLKSQVQTGINTMGVTAPLVVNEEGSCLNSSPNHQRDLTWWTNVLKVQQDMGIGACAYYWLSDSGLGGIYSGETMLSSGYSPNNMGQAFISAYNGAITAPPPTPTATATATPTQQPQATPTPTQEPQATTTPTPEPTSTTTEKTPQPTDKPATGTPAPTEEPTKSTTTLKPTLNRPIQHCGQGLVHGNYYKQWIVFYWPRYNLWFAYHW
- a CDS encoding DUF2206 domain-containing protein, which produces MIFSKGIVSFNQRYISQHFLVVVVALQVLMYLSLFLGFDLARVVIGIAYLTFIPGFLLIKILKLDNLGMLESLLFSVGFSVAFLMLSGLVINEFGSLFGLSFPLATLPLSLFINTVIIICAVVAHLRQSRAKPPALPPINFTAPMLLLLLIPLLAIVGAYFVNVTGNNLILLLTVVGIAALFSVGVFTERTSKSYAFAVLMIALALLLMVTVSTTFILPYGGDSPVEMYVFRTTQLNQHWNPIFTPADEAYGRYNAMLSITMLPTVYSNMLGLDPTWVYKIIYPLLFALVPVGLYVLWQPYIGKKFAFAAAFLFMAQSTFYTEMIALNRQMIGELFFVLLLLVILNKNVGRQGKFVAFAVFGFGLIFSHYALAEIFLFLIVAAWAASVLYLKKPSFNLQLSMIVFFFVAMFLWYIYTSGSVVFDSFMSFTGYISAQLGDFFNPASRGQAVLTGLGLTQAPSFLNTISRGFAYLTEIFIVLGVVALLRKKMPFKFERDFTVFSILAVILLVMLTLVPGLANALSMQRFYHILLMVLAPFCIVGMWLTAQLLFKRRKELMVSVIIVAVLVPYFLFQTNFVYEVAGTESWSVPLSGYRMNPVQLYGTDGYIDGYSVYGAEWVSNNTRYEYNIVGDNALYTALPAYGLIYRGYIMELTNATVFHSGQYVYLSYISIHYEPETSNGTLPRLLNQTSVIYSNGGSEIYYIP
- a CDS encoding glycosyltransferase family 4 protein, which encodes MHVCHVWERFWPIEIGGLERYILWLSSYLAKKEKIEFSLVTGRTKLLLLTKNIKKYEDAGFLKVCRLGPGPVDLINGAFIYGLGYTPRLVEKMKFAGLYHEATRWKTAQSADLFHIHGIWRDLEYIDLGISLSRHYKKPLVLTLHGGFVGDPLHGGMPLESAEVRSILENDVAAITTYSKEILGTLQNLGLGGKSHLITNFLDSPHFKNPNPPEPHPTTITYVGRLEPVQTPDLVIKAFKQVHMKQPTAKLFIVGYGRMFETLKLMVKELDLEGAVTLTGKQTDVRKFLWNSDVFVATNFGYIATLEAWSAGLAVAAPRFGILKETISHEYNGLLFEPNNPDDLAAALIRMIEDKALRENLAFNGEQTVKNYDIRAVAPKMAQIYRSVVKD
- a CDS encoding glycosyltransferase — protein: MSKQDSAPTVTIVIPTYKRADILPHLLAALKRQTYRNFDIVAVVKPSGDGTEQLLDAAQTDMKVKTVLQTQGHIVDAYFLGVKHSSGDIVAMLDDDAIPADDWLAETVRIFQNGAVAGVTGDSYPVLLKEGGMQIIPEDEVPSVLSHYEYALFGRPLRGLENYKNSISTSGTVYERGNNAFWRSRGEPKALLRGPSMAVKGDLLRSIDLGSGWILGCAWEMVLGWNIWKRGYSMVYCPNVKVYHIVHGRTSSRDYLNPRTDMLWAVEAELLFYRLHAVEPDFSLVSKATADLMQTIHTLKYLKTNPKYRLSKLTGMLLANVIGAKWLIYDAIKTSYSPMAELKKIKALFPR
- a CDS encoding glycosyltransferase, encoding MTKRIGVFCPTLNVYGGGEYVAISLANTLAQNNFEVVLFSSGKVNPQAIQNYFGETLHPRIQTLQQPTNFAPHGLGDFYQTIVHSYIAKKKCSLFIDAFSNCVYPWTEVSYIHFPFLNHFAFSKTFPYLTRPRITHAGTVPHVLLEKKLIDYRKRLVLANSIYTADEIKSYSGKSVDVLYPPFSSIISRIGKASAKTARENLVVTVSRIDSNKLLERIPHIAAQTNPNIKFVVIGRLCSPHVLSHLEGIVKRMGLSERVKFFPNAPADQKIALLKSAKLYLHTMIGEHFGISIVEAMALGCVPIVHDSGGMREFVPAHLRYLTIEQAAAKINEQVAGWSMAEAEEMKEIADRFSIAHFSERFMELFNKHYT